A single window of Aspergillus oryzae RIB40 DNA, chromosome 8 DNA harbors:
- a CDS encoding flavin-containing monooxygenase (predicted flavoprotein involved in K+ transport): protein MDIPATLKHLVAMEQSYDVIIIGAGISGINTAYRLQSQSPKLRYTILEARNNLGGTWDLFKYPGIRSDSDLFTFGFSWHPWDHGNPIADGPSIVKYIDNAAETHGIKKHIRFEHRLLGADWSSAENTWSLSVEHEGQSKSFSARFIVFGTGYYDYHTPLQAEIPGLDQFQGQIIHPQFWPEDLDYSDKKVVIIGSGATAVTLLPNLAQKAKHVTMLQRSPTYILSLPNRHRSWLSYILPAALDRKIQRLNWLLSSRFFFLFCQTFPTLARFILRLSVSRQLPSHVPHDPHFHPRYNPWDQRLCICPDGDFFKSLHTGRAEVKTDTIREVTASGVVLNSGEKLDADIIITATGLKLQIAGGASVTVDGIPQYVSEKYIWHGIMLQDVPNAAFVIGYTNASWTLGADATAQFLCRFLQELEKRGVKAAVPRLSPATAKEMQPRRLLNLNSTYVTKAERDLPKAADRGPWLPRDNYLDDIKFAKKGRIDEDMEFLGEKKLQ, encoded by the coding sequence ATGGATATCCCTGCCACCTTAAAGCACCTTGTCGCTATGGAGCAATCCTATGATGTTATTATCATTGGTGCCGGCATCTCCGGCATCAACACCGCCTACCGCTTGCAGTCTCAGAGCCCTAAGCTTCGCTATACGATCCTCGAAGCCCGTAACAACCTGGGTGGCACCTGGGATCTCTTCAAATATCCTGGAATTCGTTCGGACTCGGATCTCTTTACTTTCGGATTTTCATGGCACCCATGGGACCATGGGAACCCCATCGCCGATGGACCCTCCATCGTCAAATACATAGACAACGCCGCTGAGACCCACGGCATCAAGAAGCACATCCGCTTCGAACATCGCCTTTTAGGTGCCGACTGGTCTTCGGCAGAGAACACCTGGTCACTAAGTGTTGAACATGAGGGACAGTCCAAGTCATTCTCGGCCCGGTTTATCGTATTTGGCACCGGCTATTACGACTACCACACGCCTCTGCAAGCCGAGATCCCTGGGCTGGATCAATTTCAGGGGCAGATCATCCACCCACAGTTCTGGCCCGAGGACCTGGACTATAGCGACAAGAAAGTTGTTATCATTGGTAGTGGTGCCACCGCTGTAACTCTGCTTCCCAACCTggcccagaaggccaagcatgTTACCATGCTCCAGCGGAGTCCTACCTATATTCTTTCCCTCCCGAACCGGCACCGTTCGTGGTTGAGCTATATTCTCCCAGCGGCTCTCGATCGCAAAATACAGCGTCTGAACTGGCTGCTTAGCTcgcgctttttcttcctgTTCTGTCAAACCTTCCCGACCCTTGCCCGGTTCATCCTCCGCCTGTCCGTCTCCCGCCAGTTGCCCTCCCACGTTCCACACGACCCGCACTTCCACCCACGATACAACCCATGGGATCAACGTCTTTGCATATGCCCTGATGGTGACTTCTTTAAGAGTTTGCATACCGGTCGCGCAGAGGTGAAGACCGACACAATCCGCGAGGTCACGGCATCCGGGGTCGTCCTCAACTCTGGAGAGAAGCTGGACGCGGATATAATCATTACAGCCACCGGATTGAAACTGCAGATCGCGGGCGGAGCCTCGGTCACTGTTGACGGAATTCCTCAATATGTTTCCGAGAAGTATATCTGGCACGGAATCATGTTGCAAGACGTTCCCAATGCCGCCTTTGTCATCGGCTATACCAACGCCTCCTGGACTTTGGGCGCCGACGCAACCGCGCAATTTCTTTGCCGATTTCTCCAAGAGTTGGAGAAACGAGGCGTCAAGGCAGCCGTGCCACGGTTAAGCCCCGCCACGGCCAAAGAGATGCAACCGCGCCGGTTGTTGAACCTCAATTCTACCTACGTGACCAAGGCAGAGCGGGACCTACCCAAGGCAGCCGACAGAGGACCATGGCTGCCAAGAGATAATTATCTCGATGACATCAAGTTTGCAAAGAAAGGCCGAATCGATGAGGACATGGAGTTTTTGGGTGAGAAGAAATTGCAGtaa
- a CDS encoding lipase/thioesterase family protein (predicted protein), whose product MLYYGTSIILSLLCMLTATGGGFALPANLGYFSFFTRLIADSGRANKSLAVFSLTYTLAPHATYPTQIRQAVEALRYVVEQTKFSPGHILLGGDSAGGNLVGGVLSHLAHPHPAIAPVNLSEHLRGAVMIAPWTSMETDFSGQEIDSRGDLITPAVAGPWASAYLGTAKRDYYTDLSTAPADWYSTFPVQKILVCAGGSEILFPIIQDFVKKLKVSFFLACDNSGTSLSNLSRRASRVWSCVLASGRAMSPRSTICISGTRLRRSRGRESRAG is encoded by the coding sequence ATGTTGTACTACGGGACAAGCATCATACTTTCCCTGTTATGCATGCTAACAGCCACAGGCGGTGGATTTGCCCTCCCAGCGAACTTGGGCTATTTCAGTTTCTTCACTCGCCTAATCGCGGACAGTGGCCGTGCCAATAAATCCTTGGCGGTTTTCAGTCTCACATACACACTGGCCCCCCATGCAACATATCCCACACAGATTCGCCAGGCCGTGGAAGCGTTGCGGTATGTGGTTGAGCAGACCAAATTTTCACCAGGCCACATTCTCTTGGGTGGTGATTCGGCAGGAGGGAACCTGGTCGGCGGCGTCTTGTCCCACTTGGCTCATCCCCACCCTGCTATTGCCCCGGTGAACCTCTCCGAGCACCTCCGCGGCGCGGTCATGATCGCTCCGTGGACATCAATGGAGACGGACTTTTCGGGACAAGAGATCGATTCTCGAGGGGATTTGATCACGCCTGCAGTAGCAGGACCATGGGCCAGCGCCTACCTGGGTACCGCCAAGCGTGATTACTACACCGACTTATCTACTGCGCCAGCAGACTGGTACTCCACGTTTCCGGTGCAGAAGATTTTAGTTTGTGCCGGAGGAAGCGAGATTCTTTTCCCAATCATCCAGGATTTCGTGAAGAAACTAAAGGTAAGCTTTTTTTTAGCCTGCGATAACAGCGGGACGTCTTTATCTAACCTGAGCAGGAGGGCTTCCCGGGTGTGGAGTTGTGTGTTGGCCAGCGGGAGGGCCATGTCGCCCCGATCTACAATTTGTATATCGGGGACCAGACTGAGACGGAGCAGGGGAAGAGAGTCAAGAGCTGGTTGA
- a CDS encoding MAPEG family protein (predicted protein): protein MLSMSAILTTLGLQAPPGGQASNHAVAYLLANWLISFGVFSTRREKLKLGIDHNQAPREDLAKFGEAAVQSGKITRQTLNRLKRQEAIMANSAEHYPLFVAAILVALHAGVSNDIINRIGLWYAVSRLAFGFCYKYIESLKLSFVRSVFWWSGNICCFTAFWFASKKL, encoded by the exons ATGCTCAGCATGTC GGCCATCTTGACTACTCTTGGTCTTCAGGCTCCTCCCGGGGGACAGGCCTCCAACCATGCCGTGGCTTATCTGCTGGCCAACTGGCTCATATCATTTGGCGTATTTAGCACGCGGCGGGAGAAGTTGAAGCTCGGTATCGATCACAACCAGGCCCCTCGCGAAGACCTTGCCAAATTTGGAGAGGCAGCCGTACAATCAGGCAAGATCACACGGCAAACCTTGAATCGACTCAAGCGGCAGGAAGCCATCATGGCCAATTCAGCGGAGCATTACCCATTATTTGTAGCTGCAA TCCTTGTCGCTCTTCACGCGGGTGTGTCCAATGATATTATTAACCGCATTGGACTATGGTATGCGGTATCACGGCTGGCGTTCGGGTTCTGCTACAAGTACATTGAGTCTCTCAAACTGAGCTTTGTTCGTTCGGTCTTTTGGTGGTCAGGCAATATTTGCTGCTTCACCGCTTTTTGGTTTGCCTCGAAGAAACTGTGA
- a CDS encoding CobW domain protein (putative GTPases (G3E family)) — MSFHFLFPIFMSALTRLSFRWAYLVSGRSHKVRSDKNSSNVHAIHTMYRKLPEPMTMIVTRFCHQSFINPCNWSVKGHGWSTFGVGMETLSHRPITSTMINYISMYSCEPWGMTINSGPETLAFPVPNNINGAKGCRQLPVTLLSGFLSDHGFKIAVVVNDMSSLNIDATLIKNHHVSQTKENLIQLQNGCICCTLRGDLLEELARLTKQDDVQYVVIESTGISEPMQVAETFTAEFSAAMLEADVADEEGKKILNQIVELGGLHKLAKLDTTVTVIDAFNLLSNFDTAEFLSDRYGGEVIPEDERTISDLMVDQIEFADVIIINKVETVDEKTRERIRSILKLLNPDAKVLETSYSKVNVNEILDTGRFNFLKAASGAGWLRSLHEMTKRETGNGERLAPVPETIEYGINNFVYKARRPFHPRRLFSLIHDKFIVLQNVETQGDDENEEEDNGNEAEDEEENEEDDDVEMEDFSQLDPQEILSNRRSHPVLRPILRSKGFFWLATRPYQFGEWSQAGGMLTIGCGGPWFAEVPDEAWPEDADVRKSIEDDFQGPWGDRRQEIVFIGEGIETGAITDLLNECLLNDREMKVWEGIMKKNRLSKEEKQEKMMQTWEDGWEEWPSLEEEDEPEQEKGKHRIKWE, encoded by the exons ATGTCTTtccactttctcttccccatTTTCATGTCGGCTTTGACACGACTCAGTTTCCGTTGGGCCTACTTGGTGAGTGGTCGTTCCCACAAGGTACGTAGCGATAAAAACTCTTCCAATGTTCACGCGATACATACCATGTATAGAAAACTGCCGGAGCCAATGACAATGATAGTAACGCGTTTTTGTCATCAGTCATTTATTAATCCTTGCAATTGGTCGGTTAAGG GGCACGGATGGAGTACCTTTGGAGTCGGAATGGAGACCTTGTCTCATAGACCAATCACAAGCACGATGATAAATTATATCTCTATGTATAGCTGTGAACCTTGGGG TATGACGATCAACTCGGGCCCAGAAACTCTCGCCTTTCCTGTgcccaacaacatcaatggAGCCAAAGGCTGTCGACAACTTCCAGTCACACTTCTCTCGGGGTTTCTG TCAGACCATGGATTTAAGATTGCTGTCGTTGTTAATGACATGAGCAG TCTAAACATAGACGCAACCCTCATCAAAAACCACCACGTGTCCCAGACAAAGGAAAACCTCATTCAACTACAAAATGGATGTATCTGCTGCACATTACGCGGGGACTTGTTGGAAGAACTAGCCCGACTTACGAAGCAGGACGACGTGCAGTATGTCGTGATTGAGAGCACAGGGATTAGCGAGCCAATGCAGGTCGCAGAGACCTTCACGGCGGAGTTCAGCGCTGCGATGCTTGAGGCAGACGTTGCTGacgaagaggggaagaaaatcCTCAACCAGAT TGTCGAATTAGGAGGCCTGCATAAACTAGCCAAACTTGACACAACCGTTACCGTCATCGACGCCTTTAACCTTCTTTCCAATTTCGACACAGCGGAGTTTCTCTCTGATCGCTATGGCGGAGAGGTTATTCCTGAAGACGAAAGAACCATTTCTGATCTGATGGTGGATCAGATCGAATTCGCGGACGTAattatcatcaacaaggTCGAGACTGTTGACGAGAAAACTCGCGAGAGGATCAGGTCGATTTTAAAGCTCCTTAACCCAGACGCCAAGGTACTCGAAACAAGTTATTCAAaggtcaatgtcaatgaGATATTGGACACGGGAAGATTCAACTTTCTCAAAGCGGCATCAGGTGCCGGGTGGTTGAGGAGTTTGCACGAAATGACCAAGAGGGAAACTGGCAATGGGGAAAGGCTGGCTCCTGTTCCTGAAACCATTGA GTACGGCATCAACAATTTCGTGTACAAAGCTCGACGCCCATTCCACCCGCGGCGACTTTTCAGTTTGATACATGACAAATTCATTGTCCTCCAAAATGTCGAAACACaaggcgatgatgaaaatgaggaagaagataacgGAAATGAAGctgaggacgaggaagagaacgaggaggacgacgatgTCGAAATGGAGGACTTTTCCCAGCTAGATCCTCAGGAAATTCTTTCAAACAGACGCTCTCATCCTGTCCTCCGTCCCATTTTGCGCTCTAAGGGCTTCTTCTGGCTTGCCACTCGCCCTTACCAATTTGGCGAATGGAGCCAAGCCGGTGGCATGCTCACCATTGGGTGTGGTGGACCTTGGTTCGCGGAGGTACCAGACGAGGCATGGCCGGAAGATGCAGATGTAAGAAAGTCCATTGAGGATGACTTTCAAGGGCCATGGGGAGATCGACGACAAGAAATCGTCTTCATTGGGGAAGGGATTGAAACGGGTGCTATTACGGACTTGCTAAACGAATGCTTGTTGAACGATCGGGAGATGAAAGTATGGGAGGGCattatgaagaagaacagattatctaaagaagagaagcaggaAAAGATGATGCAGACTTGGGAAGATGGATGGGAGGAATGGCCttccttggaggaagaggatgagcctgagcaagaaaaaggaaagcatCGGATCA AATGGGAATAA
- a CDS encoding cytochrome P450 (cytochrome P450 CYP4/CYP19/CYP26 subfamilies), which translates to MDLMLALITLSLVEGFLLQRTVFVDLTFRTVTLSSVGVNLVLLTIWNTLIYPYFVTPLRHLPTISGNLNNARIVFDDPRGRLPLEWMKTVPNEGLIHFRDIVNRSYLLATNHQALLDIMSTNTYDFEKPWRARDFLARIIGFGLILSEGSAHKKQRRALTPSFNVKNIRALYSLMWEKTGLLMDELEKQIKQNPMDGTNAQSGEGKIEMSVWASRLTLDIIGPAAMGRDFRSLHNPENKVADSFLAILEPTKEKMAFLAVNFALPQWFARRIPWRLNKVINDETGFLRDLCRDIVHEKRASITATKATAKELEADILGTMMLGGDFTDDELIDQMLTFLAAGHETTASAFTWACYLLTLYPDVQERLRTEIRERIPSGNHPITWSDLETLPLLNGVCQEVLRLYPTVPMTIREAVRDSVVAGKHIPKGTRILLCPYAINRSPEFWGNDGEEFRPERWIDTDKNGQLVTNNTGGASTNFAQITFLHGQRSCIGKDFARAELRCAVAGVVGRFRFEMQNPKQKIHIAGAVTTKPVEGMHLRMSRVDDW; encoded by the exons ATGGACTTGATGCTCGCCCTCATTACTCTTTCTCTCGTCGAAGGTTTCCTGCTGCAGCGCACAGTCTTCGTGGATCTCACCTTCCGTACTGTTACGCTGAGCTCCGTGGGAGTCAATCTTGTGCTTTTAACCATCTGGAACACCTTGATCTATCCTTATTTTGTCACTCCATTGCGCCATCTTCCAACAATCTCG GGCAATCTCAACAATGCCCGTATTGTTTTCGATGATCCCCGTGGCCGTCTGCCGTTGGAGTGGATGAAGACTGTTCCCAATGAAGGCCTAATCCACTTTCGCGATATCGTCAATCGTAGCTACCTATTGGCTACCAATCACCAGGCCTTGCTCGACATTATGAGCACCAACACCTACGATTTTGAAAAGCCCTGGCGGGCGCGCGACTTCCTCGCCCGTATTATAGGGTTCGGACTAATTCTGTCAGAGGGCAGTGCGCACAAAAAGCAGCGCCGCGCTTTGACCCCATCCTTCAATGTGAAGAACATCAGAGCACTATATTCAttgatgtgggagaagaCTGGGCTCTTGATGGATGAGCTGGAGAAACAGATAAAACAGAATCCGATGGATGGTACTAATGCGCAGagcggggagggaaagatTGAGATGAGTGTCTGGGCAAG TCGGCTTACACTGGATATCATCGGGCCAGCCGCCATGGGTCGCGACTTTCGCTCCCTGCACAACCCTGAGAATAAAGTGGCTGACAGTTTCCTGGCTATCTTAGAACCGAccaaggagaaaatggccttcttggccgtcAATTTTGCTTTGCCACAATGGTTTGCACGTCGCATCCCCTGGCGCTTGAACAAAGTAATCAATGATGAGACCGGGTTTCTGCGCGATCTGTGTAGAGACATCGTTCATGAGAAGCGGGCTTCCATCACAGCTACAAAGGCGACGGCCAAGGAGCTTGAGGCCGACATTCTTGGTACCATGATGTTGGGCGGCGACTTCACAGACGACGAGTTGATCGACCAAATGCTAACCTTCTTAGCTGCTGGG CACGAAACCACCGCGAGTGCCTTCACCTGGGCCTGCTATCTTCTCACCCTTTATCCTGATGTCCAGGAGCGCCTTCGTACCGAGATCCGTGAGCGCATCCCATCCGGCAACCATCCTATCACCTGGAGCGACCTCGAGACTCTTCCGCTCCTCAACGGGGTGTGTCAGGAAGTCCTTCGTCTGTATCCTACTGTCCCCATGACTATACGTGAAGCTGTTCGGGACAGCGTGGTAGCTGGGAAACACATTCCCAAGGGGACCCGGATCCTTCTGTGCCCATACGCCATTAACCGCAGCCCAGAGTTCTGGGGCAATGACGGGGAAGAGTTTAGGCCCGAGCGGTGGATCGACACTGACAAGAATGGTCAGCTTGTTACTAATAATACCGGCGGAGCGTCGACAAATTTCGCACAGATTACTTTTCTCCACGGACAGCGCTCATGTATCGGAAAGGATTTCGCCCGGGCTGAATTGCGTTGTGCAGTCGCTGGTGTCGTTGGCCGTTTCCGGTTCGAGATGCAGAACCCTAAGCAGAAAATTCATATCGCAGGTGCTGTGACGACTAAGCCGGTGGAGGGGATGCATCTGAGGATGAGTAGGGTGGATGACTGGTGA
- a CDS encoding uncharacterized protein (hydroxysteroid 17-beta dehydrogenase 11), whose amino-acid sequence MSLDQSLQLLRHWGQTALEHLPPQAQDVLLHPLVPKALTAFLALGIISKANRSLGYWAANNWQRAKPWQNERELVLVTGGCSGIGKQIMEDLAKAGVRVVILDIQEPSFQLPSNVAFYKADITSSENIRNVVEKIRATHGDPTVLVNNAGVGHDGCILDEPEAKIRQTFEVNTVSHFLMVREFLPSMIKQNHGHVITIASMASFVALGEIVDYCCTKASALAFHEGLGQELRLWYKAPKVRTSVIHPHWVKTPMIKILTDVGHQFRGPILTTEMISAAVVKQILTQSSGQVIIPSHFSVISLIRAFPSWLQEAARGKGSKDLRVLRDVQEAKGL is encoded by the exons ATGTCTCTCGATCaatctctccaacttcttcgccaCTGGGGCCAGACGGCCCTCGAGCACCTCCCCCCTCAGGCACAAGATGTACTGCTTCACCCTTTGGTACCGAAAGCTTTGACAGCGTTTCTGGCTCTAGGCATTATAAGTAAGGCCAACCGCTCGCTGGGCTATTGGGCAGCGAATAACTGGCAACGCGCCAAACCCTGGCAAAATGAGCGCGAGCTGGTCTTGGTCACCGGCGGATGCAGTGGCATTGGCAAGCAAATAATGGAAGATCTCGCAAAGGCTGGGGTTCGAGTAGTGATACTAGATATCCAAGAGCCATCCTTCCAACTGC CATCCAACGTCGCTTTCTACAAAGCGGATATCACCTCGTCAGAGAACATTCGCAATGTAGTGGAGAAGATCCGAGCAACGCACGGCGATCCCACCGTGCTAGTCAACAATGCGGGCGTCGGACATGACGGTTGCATCCTCGATGAACCGGAGGCCAAGATTCGACAAACCTTCGAGGTCAACACAGTGTCGCATTTCCTGATGGTGCGCGAATTCCTGCCCAGCATGATCAAGCAAAACCATGGACATGTCATTACAATTGCTAGTATGGCTAGTTTTGTGGCGCTAGGTGAAATAGTCGATTACTGTTGCACCAAGGCGAGTGCGTTGGCATTCCACGAGGGATTGGGCCAGGAATTACGGCTCTGGTATAAGGCTCCCAAAGTTCGGACTag TGTCATCCACCCTCACTGGGTCAAGACCCCAATGATTAAGATCTTGACCGACGTGGGTCACCAGTTCAGAGGGCCCATCCTCACGACGGAAATGatatctgctgctgttgtaAAACAGATCCTCACCCAGAGCAGCGGACAGGTTATTATACCAAGCCACTTTAGTGTGATTAGCCTGATCAGAGCATTCCCTTCCTGGTTGCAGGAGGCTGCTCGCGGAAAGGGGTCAAAAGATCTGAGGGTTTTGCGGGATGTACAGGAGGCTAAGGGCCTGTAA
- a CDS encoding putative C6 transcription factor (predicted protein) has product MQKKSKSPEYLKLKKFRGEMLSREKQDHQKAYREKAFTLEEMLPHRRVADELVSLYLSTFETTYRILHVPTFLKQYETYWAGTETADMAFIAKLLAVMAASSCFFSPTTRLNENDTLHSAAGGWIMAVQSWISSINVSSTIDFNMLQIQCILILARQADATDGDVVWISSGSLIRSAMMIGLHRNPARFPKMTRFWAEMRRRLWATILELDLQSALDGGMPPSIDLDEYDCDPPSNYDDEDLTEDLTEDVIPKDAAMITRSSFQVLLARSLSLRVRVAKLVNSLKFALSYDEALRLSEQLVQYRDNALALFPDNASTSISPESQQFTRSFLMFIMVRFLLVLHRPFSLSVQLSPKFSYSRKICLESSLEMLSQLDAPAVSLPEAQACPHLGQLSGGMFRDEFFHAAITVCVEVSLQASEFSSSKQPPGQLSSLSSLNDLVRSQQDVLVRAVEHTLDTFGSRISPRGKGCKAFIFLAMALASVKARLNGEDALRKVEQVAAKSIKDCERLIRGKAWADIRREDGPVVPDTLAANLNSAAPEDILTLDSIYFVGLTVSDQPLDFGNLFDSADYGFPELWNIDFITGF; this is encoded by the exons ATGCAGAAGAAGTCGAAAAGCCCGGAATATCTCAAATTGAAAAAGTTCAGGGGCGAGATGCTATCTCGGGAGAAGCAAGATCATCAGAAGGCATACCGTGAGAAAGCTTTCACGCTGGAAGAGATGCTCCCGCATCGGAGAGTCGCCGATGAGCTAGTTAGCTTGTATCTGTCTACATTTGAAACGACATATCGAATCTTGCACGTTCCAACATTTCTCAAGCAATATGAGACATACTGGGCTGGTACCGAAACCGCTGATATGGCCTTTATTGCCAAACTTTTGGCGGTGATGGCTGCCAGCAGCTGCTTTTTTAGCCCAACGACGAGACTCAATGAGAACGATACTTTGCATAGTGCGGCGGGAGGGTGGATTATGGCAGTTCAGTCTTGGATCTCATCCATTAACGTTAGCTCAACGATTGACTTCAACATGTTGCAGATCCAGTGTATCTTGATTCTCGCACGCCAGGCTGACGCTACAGATGGGGATGTTGTCTGGATCTCTTCGGGCTCTTTGATCCGCTCTGCCATGATGATAGGGTTGCACCGGAACCCCGCGCGCTTTCCAAAGATGACTAGGTTTTGGGCTGAAATGCGTCGCCGCCTGTGGGCTACCATCTTGGAGCTGGATCTGCAGTCAGCCTTGGACGGAGGGATGCCTCCTTCAATCGACTTAGACGAATATGACTGTGACCCACCGTCAAAttatgacgatgaagacctgACGGAAGATCTGACAGAGGACGTTATCCCGAAGGACGCAGCGATGATAACACGCAGTAGTTTCCAGGTTCTGCTGGCGCGGTCATTGTCGTTGCGTGTTCGAGTAGCGAAGTTAGTCAATAGTTTGAAGTTCGCTTTGTCTTATGACGAGGCATTGCGCCTGAGCGAACAACTGGTTCAGTACCGGGATAAtgccttggccttgttccCCGATAACGCATCCACATCAATTTCCCCTGAGAGTCAGCAGTTCACGAGGTCGTTCTTGATGTTCATCATGGTCAGGTTTTTACTTGTTCTTCACCGTCCATTCTCTCTCAGTGTGCAATTGTCGCCCAAATTTTCCTATTCACGAAAGATCTGTCTCGAGTCATCTCTGGAAATGCTTTCTCAGCTGGATGCTCCCGCTGTTAGCCTCCCAGAGGCACAAGCATGTCCACATCTAGGACAGCTTAGTGGCGGGATGTTCCGAGACGAATTTTTCCACGCCGCGATCACCGTCTGTGTGGAGGTTTCCCTCCAAGCTAGCGAGTTTTCCTCATCGAAACAGCCCCCTGGCCAGCTTAGCTCACTAAGTTCGCTAAATGACCTGGTACGGTCCCAGCAGGATGTCTTAGTCCGGGCCGTAGAGCATACGCTGGACACCTTTGGCAGCCGAATTTCGCCACGGGGGAAAGGGTGCAAGGCATTTATTTTCCTTGCAATGGCTCTCGCATCTGTCAAGGCGCGTCTGAACGGAGAGGATGCCCTAAGGAAGGTCGAACAGGTAGCTGCAAAATCCATCAAGGACTGTGAACGGCTGATTCGAGGGAAAGCCTGGGCCGATattcgaagagaagatggtcccGTTGTG CCGGATACCTTAGCAGCTAACCTGAACTCTGCGGCTCCCGAG GATATCCTCACCCTAGACTCTATCTACTTTGTCGGACTAACAGTCAGCGACCAGCCGCTGGACTTTGGTAATCTATTCGACTCGGCAGACTACGGATTTCCGGAACTATGGAATATAGACTTTATAACAGGATTTTGA
- the pgxB gene encoding putative extracellular exo-polygalacturonase (predicted protein) — translation MKFFLATLFASAVSSIAVDRLIPGAQIIPESDTRALLRVGGHHDKYHDRRTITIRPSRNDTDDVSRDFLWGIKHANHGGRLLLKKGEKYVIGRKLDLTFLDDIEVQLDGELKDPDNEYYRPILFLTENATRISVEGITQLNSPCWTNFFIQSKDVSFDDVYIHAFSTNKSALPKNSDGFDSLNVDGLTVTNTRVDVGDDCFSPKPNTTNIFVQNLLCNNTHGVSMGSIGQYPGVMDIIEHAYIENVTLLNGQNGARLKAWAGQDVGYGRINNITYKNIRIENTDAPVVLDQCYFDIEAAECAQYPSQVNVTNILFENISGTSSGKNGKVVADLVCSPNAVCSDIQLKNINLTSPAGSPPEIICEGVQGDIGVECQASAD, via the exons ATGAAGTTCTTCCTTGCAACTCTCTTTGCGAGCGCAGTCAGCAGCATCGCGGTTGACCGGCTTATCCCTGGAGCACAGATCATCCCAGAGAGCGACACAAGGGCCTTACTGCGTGTTGGTGGCCATCATGACAAGTACCATGACCGTCGCACAATAACTATTCGACCTTCCCGGAATGATACGGATGATGTATCGAGGGACTTCCTTTGGGGTATCAAGCATGCTAACCACGGGGGACGACTTCTTCTCAAGAAAGGGGAGAAGTATGTGATTGGTAGAAAGCTTGACCTGACATTCTTAGACGACATTGAGGTGCAACTAGATGGAGAATTGAAG GATCCCGACAATGAGTACTATCGTCcaatcctcttcctgacTGAAAACGCAACCCGGATTTCTGTTGAAGGCATCACGCAGTTGAACTCACCTTGCTGGACCAATTTTTTCATCCAGTCAAAGGACGTCTCATTTGATGACGTTTACATCCATGCATTTTCTACAAATAAATCA GCCTTACCTAAAAATAGCGACGGCTTTGACTCACTTAATGTTGACGGGTTGACGGTCACAAATACGCGGGTTGACGTCGGAGATGATTGCTTCTCGCCCAAgccaaacaccaccaacatcttcGTGCAGAACTTGTTGTGCAACAACACCCATGGGGTTAGCATGGGCAGTATTGGGCAGTATCCAGGGGTAATGGACATCATCGAGCACGCCTACATTGAGAATGTAACCTTGTTGAATGGGCAG AATGGTGCGCGTCTTAAAGCGTGGGCTGGCCAGGACGTGGGCTATGGGCGAATCAACAACATCACGTACAAAAACATCCGTATTGAGAATACTGACGCCCCGGTGGTCCTGGATCAATGCtattttgatattgaggcAGCGGAATGTGCCCAGTACCCCTCCCAGGTGAATGTGACCAACATTCTCTTCGAGAATATCTCTGGAACATCGTCCGGCAAGAATGGAAAGGTGGTGGCCGATCTTGTGTGTTCGCCAAATGCGGTGTGCTCGGATATTCAATTGAAGAACATTAATCTGACTAGTCCTGCTGGGAGTCCACCAGAGATTATCTGTGAAGGGGTTCAAGGAGACATTGGGGTAGAATGTCAGGCTTCAGCCGACTGA